The Ziziphus jujuba cultivar Dongzao chromosome 12, ASM3175591v1 sequence ggcaGTGAGATCCTGTACTGCTTCTGAACTCTCTAGGCACCAGTACAAATTAACATATAGGAGGTAGGAACAAAGCAAGAATACCATAACATGtatttgaaaaccaaaattCTATAAGAACATGAATTCAACCATTGTTAACAACTATTGGTTTTGATAAAGATTTCGTAGtagaataaaatggaaaaaaggaaaacaatattcttttcacaaaaatatgattccaaaaataaaagaacaaaaatcttTCAGCTCCACGTTAAAAGATGAAATCAATGATGCTGACAGAGATTATAGCCACCTTTTGTTTCTTTCCACTGATTAGATTACCATAAATCAGGCTCGCCAGAACAAAATAAGTTGAAACCTGCGACTTTGCTAAAGTGACGCTAAGAGTCAAGTTTATCAGGGTAACCAAGTACtctaatataatactaaataatttatttcctaAAAAGAATAGTAaagtaaattgagatttttacACAATTATGTTTCATCTTCAACATCATCAAGTTGAGATATTCGGCAATCACTTTAATTGAAGCAACTTTTATAACGCTAAAGAATAACAAATTTCTAATGCACTAGTACACGTAGGAGACTGCATCCTTTTTGCGAATCTACCATAAAGCAACTCTCGAAAAGCCATATAGATTAGCTACAAGCCCGCAATAAATCTTATGTTTTTAAAGTTTTCCATAATCAAGGCTTAGAAACCATTAAATAAGCCACAGTATCCGACCCTAATTGCCTAAATTGaagaaaccaataaaaaaatgactAGAGTGTTATAACCCAATGTGCAATACACAACCAGAAGAGTTCCTAGCTTACCAGAAACTATTACAAGTATTTAACAAATCAAATTGAGCAAGCTGGTCAAACCCCTAGGCCAATAAGAAACCAATTTATGAACTTGATAGAAAGCAAAATCTAAATTGACATATCCTTCTTCTTGATAATTTTtacgattaaaaaaataataataagataaaagAAGAATTAGAGCTCAAACACAATTAAAATCAGCATTAAGCTAACAAAACTATGTTCTAAAAAGACACCTAATCGTTTCGTTCAGAAGTTAATACAAAGCTTCAGAAATTCAGCGACAAAACGAAAAAGCACaaacagcaaaaataaaaacaaaataaataaaataaaatgccaaAGAAAGTATGAAAAAGGGACCTAATTCCAGATCCAGTAGCGAATATCAAAACCGTAGGATAATCTTCGGGCGGATCGATACGGTCCGTATCAAACCCTTTCCCCATCACTTGGCTCAGCTCCACAACGTCCCCTCTCTTGAGCCCGCAGAGCAGCTCCGCTGTCGACCCAGCCACACTCTTCACCAAGAACTCGAACGAGCCGCCGGACTCCGCCAACGATGGCGGCGACGCGATGGCCAGAAACGACGGCTTCTCAACGTCAGGTACACGGAGCTGAAGGTACTGCCCGGCACGTGTGTGGGACGCGGCGAGGTCCGGCGAATCGGAGAGGTCGACGGTGACGTGGAAGAGAGACTCGGCTGCGGCTTCGACCACGGAGAGCGGCGCCTGAGTCCAGACTGTGGTGTCCTGGCGTACGGCGGCAGCAGCGAGCGTGGCTAGACGACGTCGTTGATGGTGATGTAACTTTAGGTGGCGCAGGATAGACATGGGAGGGAGGGGTGGGCTACGGTGCGCATGGGGGCTGAGAGACAGCGCTGGGGGAGAGAGAACAAGGGACATGTTTGAATAGGGTTTGTGTGGGGTTTTTTTATTGAGGGTAACGAGTTAGAGCTAAGTCTTCGCCGGCGCGAAAGGTGGTGACGACTGATAGACGGTTGGAGCGTGGTAAAGTGCGCTGGTGGGCGTATTGAGGGGTTGAGGTTAGTGAGAGCTCCACGTGGCATGGTCTTGGATGATCCAGCAATGCTGGAGTGATAAGTACTTAGTTACCTATAGCCGTTGGATTCACAAATATAGTTCATGTTTGTGGCTAGTCATGTTTGAACTTTTGTATAAGTtcgcattttaaaaaaaaattgtctttttCTTGTGCCACCTTAAGAACCAAATTTCTATGATTTAAAATACAAGTCATCAAAGAGATTGAACACAGTGAAATATGGTTTGCCCCTTTCTAAACAACTAGTTTAACTCTTCTCCCTCACCTGCTTTAGAAACCACACAGGCCACAGCACAAAATCTCACCAACGCGAACCATCAACCATTTTAAACGAAATGCCAATCTTATTATTCCAATCACTCTtgactgaaaaaataaataaataaataaaaatcagcaGACTTGAATCAATTGCCACCGGCTATAGGAAGCCAACGTATACTCCCAGAGACAGCCAAACTAGTTCAACAATGTAGAGGAACATCTCATATGAAGAAAAACAACGCAAGGGAATACTTGCATGCAGAAAATAATGAGAGCTGAGCGATAGATGTGAAATGATTCCATATGAAACAAGTAGGGATTTAACATCATCAGTGCATCCAATGTTCTGAAATGGAAATGGCAAAATATACATGtcggttttttctttttccccttattaaaacaacaataaaacttcaaaaaaaataacaaagaagGGGTCAGGACATTGGCTAATATCTGTGCTCCATTCTCTCAACACTCTCGGCAATAAACTTAAAACAGAAATCGGTAAATCCTGATACATTTtcatctcccaaaaaaaaaaaaaaaaattataattgaaaattcCTGTTTGCTGCTAGCATTGCCAGCAATCACCTAAATTATTGGTTTTTCGCAATTATCAAGAGAAAGGAACAAAAGATTGGGGGAGAAAGGGATACTGATTAGACATTCTCCTTGGCAATCTTCTCAGCCTTAGCAACGACCTCATCAATACCTCCAACCATGTAAAAGGACTGTTCAGGAAGGTCATCGTATTTTCCATCCAACACTCCCTGTCAAAATACAAAACATATAAACATAATGTATCACAATTCATATTTAAGTTACGAATTTCAGATGTTGATACTGATCAAGTTGGGATAGAGAACGAAAGGTGATTCCATCATATTAACTCAACGAAAGAACAACAAAATCTCAATTCCAACAACCACCAAAAGGAGTAAAAAGAAGCAAACAAACGCAACAGGGTCTAGAGAGGAAGTACATACATGCGATGGATATAAACAAGTATCTTTCAAAGGACAACATACAAAATTGACAACATACTCTCTTTTCAACTTTATGCAGAGGAAGGAATTGAACACACAAACTAATGGTGACATATATAACAATATGACCaatctaaaatttcaaatgcatGAATTAGAAAGCTGCCTACCCCTGGGGAGTGTGGCAGTGGAATCTGAAGCATTTTTAAAatggtttaaaaattaaacagaagaaagaaagaacatgTCCTCAGCTACAActtaaaatactaaaaactaGATTGACTCGTAAATATACCATCCTTCAGTAATTTACAAGATCTCCTAATAGCTAAATTTCCCTCAATACGACTGTATACCAGATACTTCTTACCAATAcataattcaaaaaaagaaaaaaaaataaaaaagctttaaAAAATACCAAAGTTTCTGTTTGTTTTGGGCCATAGGCTTTGATCATACAATTTAAACGAAAAAATGACTATATTATAGATCCACAGAATTGTAAAATGGATAAACCAGACCAAATAGAGGTGTACCTGGAAGCTGTTAACATTCTCTTTCAACTCAACATACTTGCCAGCAGCTCCAGTGAATACTTCTGCAACATGGAAAGGCTGGCTCAAGAACCTTTGGATTTTACGAGCACGGGCAACAGTCAATTTGTCATCTTCACTGAGCTCATCCATTCCCAAAATAGCAATGATATCTTGAAGATTCTTGTAATTTTGAATGACCTTCTGGACACCACGTGCAGTGTTGTAGTGTTCATCACCCAAGATACGAGGAGAAAGCATACGAGATGTAGAATCTAGGGGATCCACGGCTGGATAGATACCAAGCTCAGATATCTGTTGGACTCGAAACAAAGATTACATTTGTTAAAATATGGCATTGCCAATGTGTTCCAAGTTAATGATATCTACATTTACAGATGAACAAACCTGACGAGATAACACAGTTGTGGCATCCAAGTGAGCAAAAGTGGTAGCAGGAGCAGGATCTGTCAAGTCATCAGCAGGCACATAAATAGCTTGGACAGAAGTGATGGAACCTTTCTTGGTGGTTGTAATACGTTCTTGAAGGCCTCCAAGATCAGTAGATAAGGTGGGTTGGTAACCAACAGCAGAAGGGATACGACCAAGCAAAGCAGACACCTCAGAGTTTGCCTGCCGAATTGATCAGGATGAAAACAGAAGAAAACATTATCATCAAGATTCAACGCatggaaaaaagaaacatataatTATCCAATGGTTCCTCGAGAAGTATGCCTACTTGGGTAAAGCGGAAAATATTGTCAATGAAGAGAAGTACATCCTGTCCCTCAGCATCACGGAAGTGCTCAGCCACAGTCAGCCCAGTAAGCCCAACACGAGCACGTGCACCAGGGGGTTCATTCATTTGACCATACACCAGGGCGCACTTGCTTTCAGCCTGAaacaataaaaagtaaaaataaataaacttatccaaaaaaaaGGCCATAAATGCAGTTACAACATGGTGTGGGTGAGTAAACATGAAAATTCATTATCGACCTGCTTATCTCCAAGCTTAATAACACCACTCTCAATCATTTCCCTGTACAAATCATTACCCTCACGTGTTCTTTCACCTACACCAGCAAACACAGAGAAACCACCTGGACAAAGAAAACAGTCAACTTCAACAAACAAGACTACTAAGCAAACGAGATTTCCATGTGGATATTTAACAACAAACCATGTGCTTTAGCAACGTTGTTGATAAGTTCCATAATAAGCACAGTTTTTCCTACACCAGCACCCCCAAAAAGCCCAATCTTTCCACCTTTTTGGTATGGTGCAAGGAGATCAACAACCTGCACATAAGAGCAACATTAACGTCAATGATGCAGAATAACATTTAAAATGTTATGGAAGcaataaaattacaattcaACACTgtttaagtaataaaaaaaaaaataccttgaTTCCAGTAACAAGGATCTGTTGTTCAGTAGCTTGCTCAACGAAAGCTGGGGCTTCTCTATGAATGGGCAAATAGTGGTCGGTTTCTGTTGTATTTGGAAGGGAAAAACatcaaaattacatcacaatAAGATGCATCTCAACTTCGTATATCCTTCAATTACAAGATATCTAGAGGTACAGGTTTCTAGTTCTCTTACTGAGTTCGCCCTTCTCATCAATTGCCTCTCCAATTACATTTATGATACGACCAAGGGTAGCCCTACCAACAGGAACCTAAACAgccaatacaaaataaattataagatgaaagaaacattaaaataacaaaacaatctAGTAACAAGGAAGATACAAGTTCTCAACAATGAAGTGGAACAAAAAGACTTGAAAGAATCCAAAGAACTAGACAAATAGATAAACACACCTAAGTTCAAACTACTTCTTACATGCGTATTCCGACGAAGAGTACATATTGGcaatgcataaaaaataaaaaaactgctctttttttttttttttctatcccATTTTTCAGACGAAGCGAGCTCGTAAGAAGGAAACTATACTTGAGTCGCACGCTTCATAAGCCTGGAAAAAAAAAGGCCCATTGCAACAAACATAATAACATGGAATCTGCTTGTTTGACTTCCACCTTTACACTACACAGATAAAAGATGAAAACCACCCAGATCTGACCACAAAGTAGGTCTCCAACACTGaatcataaaataaatcaaaacccaaCTCACTGTCATCCACTCCGAtcgaaaaaaaaagattttaaattgtACATCAAAATCAACTAAATCTTTAACCTttctcataaaatataatacaaaacacAGTCCTCGGTCTAACGAAGACACAAAATGTGAATCTAGAAACTTAAATAAGATGGCTTACAGAGATCGGAGAGCCAGTGTTGAGCACGCGTCGACCTCGAACAAGCCCTTCGGTACCATCCATAGCAATGGTACGAACCATACCTTCACCCAAGTGCTGAGCCACCTCAAGAACCAGTCGGATCGGGTGGTCCTGAACCTCAAGCGCCGTCAAGATCGGCGGCAAGCCCTCGTCGAATTTCACATCGACGACAGCACCAATGACCTGGCAGACATGCCCGATCGAACCGGCACCGGTGAACTCGTCAGTGATCTTCCCACCCTTTCCGGCATCCTTCTTCGGCGGAGCGGATGTAGCCGGAGATGCCGCGGCTGCGGCTGAGGTAGCGTAGTCGGCAACGCGCGTTAGGATGTAGCCGCCAGGTGAAGATCGACGCACGGGAGATGGGGATGAAAGCCTAGGGTTAGAGTTCCCGATCGGAGATTTGGCCGTTGATCGGCGTGCCGATGATCGCAGAAACGAGGCTAAGAGCCTTCGCGAAGCCATTCTTGCTAGGGCTTCAATactaagagagagaaaaagagagagtgagagagtaggGTTTGTGGTAAAGATGTGCCCAACTATATGTACTGCAATTGAGCCCAAATTTggaatattcttttttctttttcacctttaattattttcttttttttatttactgcCCACCTCCAGgtaaaagagttaaaaaaattagaaaacgcCGCCGTTTTTCTCTCATGAGAAATCTCCGTTTATCAATAATTTATTGCATCggagaattctttttgtttttttcttttcactgtgcattttttgggatttttacACTGCTTGGAAGTTTGTTTAAAGACCTTTATACCCTCACTTCCTCATTCCCATAAACTAGGTAACAATTAACAACCAACAAGGAGTCAATGCATGTTAAtcgcatttttctttccttatatttttgagaaataatgttttcaaaaaaaaaaagccatctGTTAATTCTCTAAATGCCACATTTACATATTTGAAGTagtcaaaaagaaatatattgtttgataataCTAAGGTACTTGAAGAAAGTCTCCATGATATAAAGTTCCTAATAAACAGcacatgaggaaaaaaaaatatatttaataatatgctCGATAAACTATAAAAGGTGGACACTTTGATTGCAATCTTTAACAAAAGGTATGCTTTTTTAAATAACGTTGCATAATATTACAATTTGCGAgcaaatagggaaaaaaaataaatgattttttttttctagaaaagaAATTGTTCTGTTTTCTATATGCTTTTTGCTTTTAATTGTCTTTTGCCTAAAGGGTCactatattttcatatatgaaAAAAGGGACAATATTTttaagtgctttttttttttttctttcttatagtAATATTTTTAAGTCCTCGCTATTCATTATCTTTTGGTACATTTCGCATTTGCAATTGTTtggttttatttgatttttttcattCCAATATATCATGCTTTTGTTTACAACATTTATaagtttttctattttcattcaAACATGAATATTTATAATTCGCATGGCATTTTCTAGTGTTGTTGattatttttgcaaatttgTGGAGGTGATTACCATTGGATAAACTTTGACAAACTCTGATGTATAACACAATCGTACTCGGTAGGTTTAGCATATGCttggaagagagagaaattagtttttttttttttttttttttttttttggtatacaAGAGAGAAATTACGATGAATGCATTTTTTTGGCTTTGAAAATGAAGGACTTGAACTTAAATTCTCTATCCCAAGGGACATGTTTGATAAATTGTTAATTGTCATTTAAACTCAAATCTAAATCGGATATAAAAATCTTTAGAATTCTTTTTTCCGGTAATAAGAAAATCCCTATAATTCGTAAATGAGCATATCCCTGATTTAATATAGCAGATTTTtcagatcaaaaaaaaaatataaataaaaaaagggattaTCTAACTACAGGAAAATCACCTATTCAATAATTTAAATCCCACGTAAGCATCACAAGTAgaatattactttttaatattttttaatttatcattgaTAAAGATTATTTCATTTGAAATTCCCCATGATCATTACCAATCAAATTCAACATAGAAGTATTCGCATATACATTTctattaattccaaaatttaccTTGTATAATCGAGGTTATAGTTGAACTGAGCTGATAAatgctatatttttttatattttcatatatatgtttgattatgtgataaaatggtaatattgataattataaataaaataaaataaaaaacattggatctcaatattaaaaaaaaaaaaatcataaaatattcaccttggtataaatatgaaaataaatgaaatatcaaGTTTGTGCACTTTCTAATCAGAGTGCCATGTATAAAGTCCGTAGCAATTCCACATTGGTTCTTCgtaaaaacaaatttcaaaacttaattttttaaagtgcTAACTAAGTATCAATGTTTTAATGTCTATTTGATGATATTGCAGTTGTAGATCTTTTTCagtaacaaaatagaaaatagaaaatcttGAGGTTTGTAATATTCCAGAATGTGATTTACTCCATGAACTAAATTACTTCACTTAATTAGTACACCCAGTGAATATTTGCATGAATgcttctcaatatatatatatatatatatatattgcatgaaTACGCTAAATACTACAAACATTTAAGACAACAGATACAAATGTATATCTATtaacaaaaaagaacaaaaaatgtatATCAGTGACACTTACACTCTTTGAagttttttggattttatgCTTTTGTTTCAGAAGGTATGTAAAAGTGAAagttatttccaaaaaaaaaaaatatatatatatatatatatatattccaagtAAAAGttatatatgagaaaaattatatacactTTCAAAgttcaataaaaattcattaatacctttaaagtttaaaaaattattatttacccCTATAATGTTAAGATACTTATCATTTATGATCCTAAAAGTTAGATTTTGATCAAACTAATGCAGGAAAAGCTTATTTTACCGTTATgtatcaacaaaaatattacatattatCATCTCTTTTACATTATAACagtgtaaatttttaaaaaaatcatttacatAATAGTAaacaatgtaattaaaaaattctacataaattacaagttttaacttttattatataaaaatatcataaaataaagtgttgatatttattttaaaattaaggataaagcaacatttttataaatgaatttaCTCATAAATCAActccaaatatagtaaatgatgattttttcaaattttgggaacgtaataatgattttttaaataataaaagtatcaatgaattttcattaaccaatttttttttttatgagggATGACATTGAGCAGAGAAAGCCACAGAGGAGTGCCCTATCTTCGTCCGTTTCCCCACTTCGTTTGAAACGGAGTTGGGTAGATAGGGATTCCtatctataatatttataaaccataatatgattaatatcataaaaatataaataaatatatatatatatatatatatttaaataaaagaaaaagaattatatatttaaataaatatgcatatgtatatatatatatgtatagataaacAATGTAGGATCTCTGTCCCCGAATGGAGGCAAGCTTCCTTGCCTTGATTCCGATCTTGTTCTTTGTTTAATTGAAAATTCCTAATTTCATTAGGGTAGATTTCTGCAAAAATCGAATTATGCGGATTATATTGTCattcctattttatatatatgtacacataaaaAAACAACTTAATGAAATGAGATCATGTTatcttttctttggtttttcgTTAAGATTATTGTGATGTGATTTGTAGTATAATATTTCATCGAATGGAAAGGCAGTTAAAAATCTAttactattttcattttcaatcatACTATAAATAGAATAGAAAGAAAAACGGAAAAGCCAAAGATAGAAAGGCTTGGAAAGATTGTAGATAAAGAAACAacacctcttcttcttcttctttttttttttctgtttttttttcttctctagtGGAGAAAACTCAATATtgcttttcttgttttcttccttttcacCATAGGAATGGGAcaggataaaaataaattgcaatataaactaaatattttattgactCAACAAACTAATCCCCTTTCTTAGAACTGCTTGAAagctagaagaaaaaaaaaaaaatgaacaaggaGTTAATGGGGTGCCATTGTAGTACTGGTCTATAGCTTTCAAATGTTCCAAGTTAGATCGTTCAATTCTTGAAACATATGAGCGAAGAAGAAAAGTTGTTCAAGATGCGTCCTTAATATGAAGTCATCACCATCTATTTATAGCGCTTTGCATGAGAAAATTGTGATACTGTCATGTGTCTAGGTTTTTTAAAAACCTAGCTCGTAGCTTTTTCCTCCACAGCTTATTGAGGTGAAATATATGATTAAGAGAGAAAAGGTTCAATTAGACTGCACCAATGTGCATATGTATGATCGGACTACATTGTGCATTCAGAACTTTCTCATAGAATGATTATGTATATCTTAGATTCCATTTAGAGTATCGTTAAAGCTAAGTTTTGTTAGCTTATGATGATGGTGTCCGATTCTTTTTGCAACATTCCTTTGTTGGGAattcttttatgaaattttcagCTTGTCGTTCGGACAATTTTATGGGTTTTACAAATAATGGTTCATATTGGATTTCATATGATTTACGACAACAAATAATCAAAtgttccatatttttcctattcCCAAATGTTTGAAGCATAATTTCTTATACGAAAAAAAAGCACCCATACAACGCTATCGACGAAAAACGTTTACGTATTAATGAATTTATGGCgggataacaataataataataatgtgatttattttttattttttattttttattttttagtgaagaataatgtgaaaatttaaatgtat is a genomic window containing:
- the LOC107403283 gene encoding fruit protein pKIWI502, yielding MSLVLSPPALSLSPHAHRSPPLPPMSILRHLKLHHHQRRRLATLAAAAVRQDTTVWTQAPLSVVEAAAESLFHVTVDLSDSPDLAASHTRAGQYLQLRVPDVEKPSFLAIASPPSLAESGGSFEFLVKSVAGSTAELLCGLKRGDVVELSQVMGKGFDTDRIDPPEDYPTVLIFATGSGISPIRSLIESGFSAAKRSDVRLYYGARNLKRMAYQDRFKEWESSGVKIVPVLSQPDEDWKGERGYVQAAFARAKQILNPISTGAVLCGQKQMAEEVTSILVADGVLSEKILKNF
- the LOC107403282 gene encoding ATP synthase subunit beta, mitochondrial, which encodes MASRRLLASFLRSSARRSTAKSPIGNSNPRLSSPSPVRRSSPGGYILTRVADYATSAAAAASPATSAPPKKDAGKGGKITDEFTGAGSIGHVCQVIGAVVDVKFDEGLPPILTALEVQDHPIRLVLEVAQHLGEGMVRTIAMDGTEGLVRGRRVLNTGSPISVPVGRATLGRIINVIGEAIDEKGELKTDHYLPIHREAPAFVEQATEQQILVTGIKVVDLLAPYQKGGKIGLFGGAGVGKTVLIMELINNVAKAHGGFSVFAGVGERTREGNDLYREMIESGVIKLGDKQAESKCALVYGQMNEPPGARARVGLTGLTVAEHFRDAEGQDVLLFIDNIFRFTQANSEVSALLGRIPSAVGYQPTLSTDLGGLQERITTTKKGSITSVQAIYVPADDLTDPAPATTFAHLDATTVLSRQISELGIYPAVDPLDSTSRMLSPRILGDEHYNTARGVQKVIQNYKNLQDIIAILGMDELSEDDKLTVARARKIQRFLSQPFHVAEVFTGAAGKYVELKENVNSFQGVLDGKYDDLPEQSFYMVGGIDEVVAKAEKIAKENV